From the genome of Mycobacterium dioxanotrophicus, one region includes:
- a CDS encoding LppA family lipoprotein: MVSSRRAWRGLAAASLLLCASTLMGGCQVTENPYESKTVKGDDAIQLIDSLRPKGSFETARQRITDTAGVIAARIVAAVPGQTWKFEDDPHGLDAKRQGLPCEKLTGDIARRPMADPVVFGRTFRTEEFATAHDIVRQEAAAYGATDQSSLFNDQAKRDYAVTGNGYEFKLGQIKYATLEITGDCFLMQSVVNLPAGQLPPEPPIAPTP; encoded by the coding sequence ATGGTGAGTTCACGGCGCGCCTGGCGCGGTCTGGCGGCGGCGTCCTTATTGCTTTGTGCCTCAACACTGATGGGTGGATGCCAGGTGACCGAGAATCCGTACGAGTCGAAGACTGTGAAGGGTGACGACGCCATCCAGCTCATCGACAGTCTGCGGCCCAAAGGCTCCTTCGAAACGGCCCGCCAACGCATCACCGACACAGCGGGCGTCATCGCCGCACGCATCGTCGCTGCCGTTCCCGGGCAGACGTGGAAGTTCGAGGACGATCCGCACGGTCTCGATGCCAAGCGGCAGGGGCTGCCGTGCGAAAAGCTCACCGGCGACATCGCCCGCCGGCCGATGGCCGATCCCGTGGTGTTCGGAAGGACCTTCAGAACAGAGGAATTCGCGACGGCCCACGACATCGTCCGTCAAGAAGCCGCCGCCTACGGCGCGACCGACCAATCGTCTCTCTTCAACGATCAGGCCAAGCGCGATTACGCCGTGACAGGCAACGGTTACGAGTTCAAGCTCGGCCAAATCAAGTACGCCACCCTCGAAATCACCGGAGACTGCTTCCTGATGCAGAGCGTGGTGAATCTGCCGGCGGGTCAATTGCCACCCGAACCGCCGATCGCGCCCACGCCTTGA
- a CDS encoding alpha/beta hydrolase, with translation MGLLDTYLETWSQARETFGQGTPEDGSRFDGSSRLQQMKTNVEAAAPDSRWQGSAADAYAAANREHAAVYGKLADLDKRMAAEVRNAAAVVTAGRQNLDVSRDWVASAASSVPNNDAGRQALMTIVSKGTGDISDIIRKSTADMTEIGRRIQGLKGEYEALTRQKFGPGAEKDRDIHEFKNDGKDERPTKTDMSSGDIKQIDEANRKLLQEMLDEYQRLPDGQVKRDRLADIAAVQDALKVPGSHLVYLEKPADPSQMIPAATSVGDPFTADHVSVTVPGVSGTTRGTIAGMTGEAAQLRNEAIDIARQVGDSQNIATVAWVGYQPPPNLGDSGMLSDDLAQAGAPKLTSFLHDIDAASKNPGHTTALFGHSYGSLTSGIALKEGASAYVDNAVLYGTPGFEATTPAQLGMNDNNFFVMAAPDDPINPIGALAPFHGWGSDPNDIINDDGHLRFRFQHLETSAGDTPIPGYESKTGASGHSDYGRDAEQRMTGYNLAAILLNRPDLAVKETPLSW, from the coding sequence GTGGGGCTGCTCGATACCTACCTGGAGACCTGGTCGCAGGCGCGGGAGACGTTCGGCCAGGGCACGCCCGAGGACGGCTCGCGGTTCGACGGTAGTTCCCGGCTGCAGCAGATGAAGACCAACGTCGAAGCGGCAGCGCCGGATTCTCGTTGGCAGGGCTCTGCCGCGGACGCCTACGCCGCGGCCAACAGGGAGCACGCCGCGGTCTACGGCAAGCTCGCAGATCTGGACAAGCGGATGGCCGCCGAAGTGAGGAACGCTGCAGCCGTCGTCACCGCAGGTCGGCAGAATCTCGATGTGAGTCGCGACTGGGTCGCCAGCGCCGCATCCTCGGTACCCAACAACGACGCAGGCCGGCAGGCCCTGATGACCATCGTCAGCAAGGGCACCGGCGACATCAGTGACATCATCCGGAAATCCACCGCCGACATGACCGAGATCGGCAGGCGGATCCAGGGACTCAAGGGCGAATATGAGGCGCTGACCCGCCAGAAGTTCGGCCCCGGAGCCGAAAAAGACCGTGACATCCACGAATTCAAGAACGACGGCAAGGACGAGCGGCCGACCAAGACCGACATGTCGTCCGGGGACATCAAGCAGATCGACGAGGCGAACCGCAAGCTGCTGCAGGAGATGCTCGACGAATACCAGCGCCTTCCCGACGGTCAGGTCAAGCGTGATCGACTGGCCGACATCGCGGCAGTCCAGGACGCACTGAAGGTTCCCGGTTCGCACTTGGTGTACCTGGAGAAGCCGGCCGACCCGTCGCAGATGATCCCTGCGGCCACCTCGGTCGGTGATCCGTTCACCGCCGACCACGTGTCGGTGACGGTTCCCGGGGTGTCCGGGACGACGCGCGGCACCATAGCCGGGATGACCGGTGAGGCAGCCCAATTGCGCAACGAAGCCATCGACATCGCCCGACAGGTCGGCGACAGCCAGAACATCGCCACTGTGGCGTGGGTGGGGTATCAACCGCCACCCAACCTCGGTGACTCCGGCATGCTCAGCGACGACCTGGCTCAGGCGGGAGCGCCGAAGCTCACGTCCTTCCTGCACGACATCGATGCGGCGTCGAAGAATCCGGGCCACACCACGGCCCTGTTCGGGCATTCCTACGGCTCTCTGACGTCTGGCATCGCGCTGAAGGAGGGAGCGAGCGCCTACGTCGACAACGCCGTGCTGTACGGCACACCGGGCTTTGAAGCCACCACCCCGGCGCAACTCGGCATGAACGACAACAACTTCTTCGTCATGGCCGCGCCCGACGATCCGATCAACCCGATCGGAGCTTTGGCGCCGTTCCACGGCTGGGGATCGGATCCCAACGACATCATCAACGATGATGGGCACCTGCGGTTCCGGTTCCAACACCTGGAAACCTCAGCCGGTGACACGCCGATACCCGGCTACGAATCGAAGACCGGCGCGTCAGGGCATTCTGATTACGGGCGGGATGCCGAACAACGGATGACCGGCTACAACCTCGCCGCGATCCTGCTCAACCGTCCGGATCTCGCAGTGAAGGAGACGCCCCTGTCATGGTGA
- a CDS encoding sensor domain-containing protein, producing the protein MTLGGGDSPNPFDAQPFGGAPTSPPAVPPPPPREQRGNTLATLSVVFAFVFAPVGVVLGHLALSEIRRQPQQGRDRALVGVALSYCAIAIAVVTVVVWSLLHPGDTDTSPQASPNSSPNRASTTVSTQMATSSSTTPTAQPKLSPHDWLLDGPELTAVLHVPFFPNIQSETEGPLSRMFDRTSIVDAPECLGAYTVAAGNIYAPSGGTEFAQQALAPPVSATGWLVEEAVIIYPSEAVARAQFAAMTQQWKDCMGRTMTFPSNGENYTLKDMQATDSTLEGLVGGPSPSTPNRRTVSVRDKYIVDVRVVGYASNHDDPGSGASDVANAISTKIGV; encoded by the coding sequence ATGACTCTCGGCGGCGGTGACTCGCCGAATCCGTTCGACGCACAACCGTTCGGCGGCGCCCCAACATCGCCGCCTGCTGTACCACCACCCCCTCCTCGGGAACAGCGAGGCAACACTCTCGCCACCCTGTCGGTTGTCTTCGCATTCGTCTTCGCCCCAGTGGGAGTTGTGCTCGGTCACCTGGCGCTGTCGGAGATCAGGCGCCAACCGCAGCAGGGCCGTGACCGAGCGCTGGTCGGCGTGGCGTTGTCGTACTGCGCTATTGCGATCGCGGTTGTCACCGTCGTGGTGTGGTCACTGCTTCACCCCGGCGACACAGACACATCGCCACAAGCGTCGCCAAACAGTTCGCCGAACCGAGCCTCGACGACGGTGTCGACCCAAATGGCGACATCGTCGAGCACTACGCCGACAGCACAGCCGAAATTGTCACCACACGACTGGCTACTCGACGGTCCCGAACTCACTGCGGTACTGCATGTTCCGTTTTTCCCCAACATCCAGTCTGAAACGGAAGGTCCCCTCTCGAGGATGTTCGACCGCACATCGATTGTGGATGCGCCGGAATGCCTCGGCGCCTACACGGTCGCAGCGGGAAATATCTACGCACCTAGCGGGGGAACCGAGTTCGCCCAACAGGCATTGGCTCCTCCCGTCAGCGCTACCGGTTGGCTCGTCGAAGAGGCAGTGATCATCTACCCCTCCGAAGCAGTGGCTAGGGCCCAGTTCGCGGCTATGACGCAGCAGTGGAAAGACTGCATGGGCCGCACCATGACATTCCCTTCCAACGGGGAGAACTACACCCTAAAGGACATGCAAGCGACCGACTCGACACTCGAAGGTCTTGTCGGAGGACCCTCCCCTTCCACACCCAATCGGCGCACCGTTTCTGTGAGAGACAAGTACATCGTCGATGTACGAGTTGTCGGGTACGCGAGCAACCACGACGATCCGGGAAGTGGTGCTTCTGACGTAGCCAATGCCATCTCCACGAAGATCGGCGTGTGA
- a CDS encoding YbaB/EbfC family nucleoid-associated protein yields the protein MTDGMHPEVAAVLQKAQQLQALMDDQLHKMNTETFTAADETNTVEVTLNGHHHLKSVFIEDGLLRLGAQTVEQRLNEALQKATAKASASITADRERLDEMVAGLTREGTPQQ from the coding sequence ATGACCGATGGAATGCATCCCGAGGTTGCCGCAGTGCTGCAGAAGGCGCAACAGCTGCAGGCTCTGATGGACGACCAACTGCACAAGATGAATACCGAAACCTTCACGGCAGCTGACGAAACCAACACAGTCGAGGTGACCCTGAACGGTCACCATCACCTGAAGTCGGTGTTCATCGAGGACGGCTTGCTTCGGCTGGGTGCTCAAACAGTCGAGCAGCGGCTCAATGAGGCGCTGCAAAAGGCGACCGCTAAAGCATCGGCATCGATCACCGCCGACCGGGAACGACTCGACGAGATGGTGGCGGGCTTGACCAGAGAGGGCACGCCCCAGCAGTAG
- a CDS encoding PPE domain-containing protein: MTDQIRARATSLEGLRVPTSMGQSSVQRPCGLDFAGTVAQNFGRGADGIMGYQVVGDNQKTRLTQALTSAANAYERVDSEVADAIKAGAGGQLPTVTVEQPSTDALPAPRAIDAPTALSAAGYAQIKDTEERLHDGDNGSSLRTAATQWRIASAQLTTMSSQFNTYGVPWEGSAAEAASQKFDAMSVWFTKLAGAWMELADEAERIADAQETAKAAHTPVYQWYAIGDAVLKWMMINGVDQFDGLTAEFIAQEMAKLQAESDEIRNTYKNAAMMKAITLDPPPDGAINVGGPDDRSIGPDDSLSRKEGGPKPGESGPQSANSATPTVSPASAEQKTASKPQTASPSGDAPSGGSPSGASGSPSGAGGSPSAAGAASGGMPAGLGGKPDLPKLNEPTLKPASLGGGGAGGGGGGGMSKAPLGPSMGADSFGQTPTGARGANAAAVPAGAAGGGMGGGGMGGGMGHGAGKQGKEKRRDPKLSPDEDLYKEDRAWTEPVIGRQIPQRRRKENVKEPS; this comes from the coding sequence ATGACCGACCAGATTCGGGCGCGAGCGACGAGCCTCGAAGGCCTGAGAGTTCCGACGAGTATGGGGCAGTCATCGGTCCAGCGGCCCTGCGGGTTGGATTTCGCCGGCACAGTGGCTCAGAACTTTGGTCGGGGCGCAGACGGCATCATGGGCTACCAGGTCGTCGGTGACAACCAAAAGACGCGTCTCACGCAAGCCCTGACATCTGCGGCCAATGCCTACGAAAGGGTCGACAGCGAAGTCGCAGACGCGATCAAGGCAGGCGCGGGCGGTCAACTCCCGACTGTAACGGTCGAACAACCGAGTACAGACGCCTTGCCCGCTCCTCGCGCTATCGATGCTCCAACAGCGCTCTCGGCTGCGGGCTACGCCCAGATCAAAGACACCGAGGAGCGTCTACACGACGGCGACAACGGATCTTCGCTCCGCACGGCTGCTACCCAGTGGCGTATAGCCAGTGCGCAGCTGACGACCATGAGCTCGCAGTTCAACACGTACGGTGTGCCATGGGAGGGAAGCGCGGCTGAGGCCGCATCCCAAAAGTTCGACGCGATGTCGGTGTGGTTTACCAAACTCGCGGGCGCGTGGATGGAACTCGCAGACGAGGCAGAGCGCATCGCCGACGCGCAGGAAACCGCGAAGGCTGCACATACGCCCGTCTATCAGTGGTACGCGATCGGCGACGCGGTGCTCAAGTGGATGATGATCAACGGCGTTGATCAATTCGACGGGTTGACAGCAGAATTCATCGCCCAAGAGATGGCGAAGCTACAAGCCGAGTCCGATGAGATTCGCAACACCTACAAGAATGCCGCCATGATGAAGGCCATCACGCTCGATCCGCCTCCCGACGGGGCGATCAATGTCGGTGGCCCTGACGATCGCAGTATTGGACCAGATGACAGCCTATCCCGGAAAGAGGGTGGGCCCAAGCCGGGTGAATCTGGGCCGCAGTCCGCGAATTCGGCTACGCCAACCGTGTCTCCCGCAAGTGCTGAACAGAAGACCGCCTCGAAGCCGCAAACCGCTTCGCCCTCCGGCGACGCGCCATCGGGCGGCTCCCCGTCAGGCGCAAGCGGTTCCCCGTCAGGCGCAGGCGGCTCCCCCTCAGCAGCGGGCGCGGCTTCTGGCGGCATGCCAGCTGGGCTCGGCGGCAAACCAGATCTGCCGAAGCTCAACGAACCAACATTGAAGCCCGCCAGCCTCGGCGGAGGCGGTGCAGGCGGCGGGGGCGGAGGGGGAATGTCCAAAGCTCCGCTCGGACCGTCCATGGGCGCGGATTCGTTCGGACAGACTCCCACCGGCGCACGGGGAGCGAATGCTGCTGCTGTACCCGCCGGCGCTGCGGGTGGCGGCATGGGTGGCGGTGGCATGGGTGGCGGTATGGGTCACGGCGCCGGTAAGCAGGGCAAGGAGAAGCGCCGCGACCCGAAATTGTCCCCAGATGAAGACCTGTACAAGGAAGACCGCGCGTGGACTGAGCCGGTGATCGGCCGTCAGATTCCGCAACGACGCCGCAAGGAAAACGTGAAGGAGCCGTCATGA